DNA from Rubripirellula lacrimiformis:
AAAGAACGCGGCGCGCGGGTCAACGAATCTTGCGGCCTGCACGTAACGGTTTCCTGGAACGGCGACGCCGCGGCCTTGGCCCGACTGATTTCGCTGATCGCGAACCACGAACGAGCCATCTACGCTTCGACCGGCACCAAACGCCGCGAACGAACCCACTGGGCGAAACAAATCAAAACGTACGGCAACAAAGACGCCGCGAAGACCCGCTGCGAACGAGACCGCTACCACCTTTTGAACCTGACGCACTTGGCCGCCGGCCGAAACCGAATCGAGATTCGGGCCTTCGCCGGAACGCTCAACAAAACCAAACTGATCGGATACATCCAGATGATTTTGGGCTTGGAAGAACTCGCCCTCAATACAAAACGCTGCAGCGGATGGGACTACGCCAAGAAGCCTGGCACCAAGAGTTGCTGGGACCGACCAGATGCCGGCCACGGCGAAACGGAACTCAACCGGCTCTTCTACCGCCTTGGTTGGACCAAGGGTTGGTACAAGGGCGAGCTTCGCAACAAACGCTTCGGCGAACTTTCGGTCGGCGAACAAACCTGCGACTGGAAACCGGTCAAAAAGAAGCTTCTTGAGTTGGCCCGCAAATACGACCAAGCGGTCTAACGGCTGACGACCTTCCGCCCCTCCAACGCCGCGACGTACCTCGCGGCGTTTCTTTGGTTTTGCGGGGGCACGTGTACATCGTGTCGCGTCAACGGCGTATGTGACTAATAGCGGGCCACTGTTTTGCATCGCGACACACGCCGCAGTTTCGGGCCACGTCGGCGAGATCGAGAAACATTCAAAAAGACTGCAAATTACTGGCTGGATTCGCTTGATGTGTTTTGAAACGCATGGCTCATGTGTGGTC
Protein-coding regions in this window:
- a CDS encoding amidoligase family protein — its product is MNANDIAFGIEIETHMPGTDRTPIGGYHNGLPVAWLPAGWKAERDGSIRTPAGRKPCEFVSPVLRGYEGLANVETAVDAIKERGARVNESCGLHVTVSWNGDAAALARLISLIANHERAIYASTGTKRRERTHWAKQIKTYGNKDAAKTRCERDRYHLLNLTHLAAGRNRIEIRAFAGTLNKTKLIGYIQMILGLEELALNTKRCSGWDYAKKPGTKSCWDRPDAGHGETELNRLFYRLGWTKGWYKGELRNKRFGELSVGEQTCDWKPVKKKLLELARKYDQAV